Below is a window of Pseudomonas eucalypticola DNA.
ACGCCGGGGCGGCGCCCGGGGCAGGGGACAGATGGTAGTCACCGTGGGCCCACAGCCAGAGGCCGATGGCAAGTTCCAGGGACATGGTCAGCAACGCGATCCAGCGTGGCAGGGTGGCGCCGGAGCGCTCACCCAGCCAGCACAGAAGGCCGCCGATAAAGGGGATCAGGATCAGCCAGGGCAAAATCATGACGGGCTCAATTCCTTTCGCAAAGTCGCAAGGTTCATATCAGACCGAAGCCAGCACTACGGCACCGAGTACCAGTACGGCACCGGCAACGATGGAGGCGGCATACCAGCGCAGTTGACCCGTCTCGGTACGGCTCATGGCGGTGTTGCCGCCTTTCGCCATGCGCGGGATCAGGCCGATGGTGCGGTCTACCGGGTCCTTGCGCAGCAGGTGGCTGATGCCAAGGTACGGTTTGACGAACAGTTTGTCGTAGATCCAGTCGAAGCCCCAGGCAGCGAACCACCAGGCCGACAGCACGCGGCCAGGGCCGCTGTTGGCGATGGCGGTGGCGACGCGGCGCTTGCCCAGGAACAGCAGGGCGGCCAGCAGGATACCGGCCAGGGCGATGGCGCCCGAGGCGATTTCCAGGCTGTGCTTGGCTTCGCCGCCGGCGTGGCCGACGCTTTCCGGCAGCACGCCGGCCAGTGGCGGGTGAATCCAGGCGCCGACGAAGGTCGACAGCACGATCAGCACGCCCAGCGGCAGCCAGTGGGAAATACCGTGGCCAGGGTGGGCATCGGTCTTCGCTTCGCCGTGGAAGGCGATGAAGATCAGGCGGAAGGTGTAGATCGAGGTCATGAACGCGCCTACCAGGCCGGCGTACAGCAGGTAGGTGTGGCCGCTGGCGAAGGCTTCCCAGAGGATCTCGTCCTTGGAGTAGAAGCCCACGGTCAGGATCGGCAGGGCCGACAGGGCCGCGCCACCGACGATGAAGCAGGCGTAGGCCAGGGGCAGCTTCTTCCACAGGCCGCCCATCTTGAAGATGTTCTGCTCGTGGTGGCAACCCACGATCACCGCACCGGAGGCCAGGAACAGCAGGGCCTTGAAGAAAGCGTGGGTCATCAGGTGGAAGATCGCGCCTTCCCAGGCGCCGACGCCCAGGGCCAGGAACATGTAGCCGATCTGGCTCATGGTCGAGTAGGCCAGGATGCGCTTGATGTCGGTCTGCACCAGGGCGGCGAAGCCGGCCAGTACCAGGGTCACGCCGCCGACGATGCCCACCAGGTGCAGGATATCCGGCGCCAGGGCGAACAGGCCGTGGGTACGGGCGATCAGGTACACGCCTGCGGTCACCATGGTCGCGGCGTGGATCAGTGCCGATACCGGGGTAGGACCGGCCATGGCGTCTGCCAGCCAGGTCTGCAGCGGCAGTTGCGCGGACTTGCCCACCGCACCGCCCAGCAGCATCAGGGTGGCGGCGACGATCCAGAAGTCACCGGCCTTGAAGTGCTCGGGCGCACGCACCATCAGTTCCTGGATGTTCAGGGTACCCAGTTGCTGGAACAGGATGAACAGGCCGATCGCCATGAACACGTCACCGATGCGGGTGACGATGAAGGCCTTGAGTGCGGCGTTACCGTTGTTGCGGTTGCTGTAGTAGAAACCGATCAGCAGGTAACTGCACAGGCCCACGCCTTCCCAACCGAAGTATAGGAACAGCAGGTTGTCGGCCAGGACCAGGAACAGCATGCTGGCGATGAACAGGTTGGTGTACGAGAAGAAGCGCGAGTAGCCCTCTTCACCGCGCATGTACCAGGACGCGAACAGGTGGATCAGGAAGCCCACCCCCACCACCACGCCCAGCATGGTGATCGACAGACCATCCACGTACAGGGCGAAGTTGGGCTCGAAGCCATCCACCGACATCCAGCGCCACAGCACCAGGGTGTAGTGACCCGCTTCGGGCGGGGCGACGTTGAACTGCCAGATCACGTAGGCGGCGACGATGGCCGACAGGCCGATGGAGCCGACACCGATCAGCGCCGAGAGGTTTTCGGAAAAGCGCCCGCGCGAGAACGACAGCAGCAGGAAGCCGATGAGGGGAAATACGAAGGTCAGAAAGATCAGGTTCATCCGCGCATCTCACTGGCAGCGTCGATATCAAGCGTGTGGAAGCGGCGGTACAGCTGCAGCAGGATCGCCAGGCCGATACTGGCCTCGGCGGCTGCCAGGGTGATGACCAGGATGAACATGATCTGCCCATCCGGCTGCGCCCAGCGTGCACCGGCCACGACGAACGCCAGCGCAGCGGCGTTCATCATGATTTCCAGGCTCATCAATACGAAGAGGATGTTGCGGCGTACCATCACGCCCATGAGGCCCAGGCAGAACAGCACACCGGCGACGGCCAGGCCGTGTTCCAGAGGAATCGATGACATGGTTTACTCCTTCGCCTCGTTGCGGCCCAGGTGGAAGGCGGTGACCACGGCGGCCAGCAGCAGCATCGAGGCCAGTTCAACCACCAGCAGGTAAGGGCCGAACAGGCTGATGCCCACGGCCTTGGCGCTCACGGTTTCCTGGCCGATGGCAGCGCCAGTCGGTTCGGCGAACAACACGTAGCACAGTTCGAACAGCAGCATGCCGGCCAGGAAGATCGGCCCGGCCCAGATGCCCGGCTTCAGCCAGCCCCGTTCCTGCAGCACCGACGCTGGGCCCAGGTTGAGCATCATCACCACGAAGACGAACAGCACCATGATGGCGCCGGCGTAGACGATCACCTCCAGCACCCCGGCGAACGGTGCGCCGAGGCTGAAGAAGGTCATGGACACGGCGATCAGCGAAATGATCAGGTAGAGCAGCGCGTGCACGGGGTTGGTGTTGGTGATCACCCTGAAGGTGGACACCACGGCGACTCCGGCTGCGAAATAGAAAGCGAATTCCATCTTTCTTCCTTAAGGGAGCAAGCTCTTCACGTTGATCGGCTCGGCTTCGTTCTGCGCGGCGCCCTTCGGCTTGCCGGCAACGGCCATCCCTGCAACGCGATAGAAGTTGTAGTCAGGGTTCTTGCCGGGGCCGGAGATCAGCAGATCTTCTTTCTCGTACACCAGGTCCTGACGCTTGAACTCGGCCATTTCGAAATCCGGGGTCAGCTGGATCGCGGTGGTCGGGCAGGCTTCCTCGCACAGGCCGCAGAAAATGCAGCGGGAGAAGTTGATGCGGAAGAAGTCCGGGTACCAGCGGCCGTCTTCGGTCTCGGCTTTCTGCAGCGAGATGCAACCCACCGGGCAGGCCACGGCGCACAGGTTGCAGGCCACGCAGCGCTCTTCGCCGTCGGGGTCGCGGGTCAGCACGATACGGCCGCGGTAGCGCGGCGGCAGGTACACGGCTTCTTCGGGGTACTGCAGGGTGTCACGCTTGCGGAAGCCATGGCCGAAAACCATCACCAGGCTGCGCAGTTGGGTACCCGTACCCTTAACGATGTCACCAATATATTTGAACATGGGTCAAATCCTCACTGGGCCGCAACAGCTGGCGTGTTCAACAACACGAGCGCAGCGGTCACCAGCAAATTGATCAGGGTCAGCGGCAGGCAGAATTTCCAGCTGAAATCCATCACCTGGTCATACCGTGGGCGCGGAATGGAC
It encodes the following:
- the nuoL gene encoding NADH-quinone oxidoreductase subunit L, whose product is MNLIFLTFVFPLIGFLLLSFSRGRFSENLSALIGVGSIGLSAIVAAYVIWQFNVAPPEAGHYTLVLWRWMSVDGFEPNFALYVDGLSITMLGVVVGVGFLIHLFASWYMRGEEGYSRFFSYTNLFIASMLFLVLADNLLFLYFGWEGVGLCSYLLIGFYYSNRNNGNAALKAFIVTRIGDVFMAIGLFILFQQLGTLNIQELMVRAPEHFKAGDFWIVAATLMLLGGAVGKSAQLPLQTWLADAMAGPTPVSALIHAATMVTAGVYLIARTHGLFALAPDILHLVGIVGGVTLVLAGFAALVQTDIKRILAYSTMSQIGYMFLALGVGAWEGAIFHLMTHAFFKALLFLASGAVIVGCHHEQNIFKMGGLWKKLPLAYACFIVGGAALSALPILTVGFYSKDEILWEAFASGHTYLLYAGLVGAFMTSIYTFRLIFIAFHGEAKTDAHPGHGISHWLPLGVLIVLSTFVGAWIHPPLAGVLPESVGHAGGEAKHSLEIASGAIALAGILLAALLFLGKRRVATAIANSGPGRVLSAWWFAAWGFDWIYDKLFVKPYLGISHLLRKDPVDRTIGLIPRMAKGGNTAMSRTETGQLRWYAASIVAGAVLVLGAVVLASV
- the nuoK gene encoding NADH-quinone oxidoreductase subunit NuoK; protein product: MSSIPLEHGLAVAGVLFCLGLMGVMVRRNILFVLMSLEIMMNAAALAFVVAGARWAQPDGQIMFILVITLAAAEASIGLAILLQLYRRFHTLDIDAASEMRG
- the nuoJ gene encoding NADH-quinone oxidoreductase subunit J gives rise to the protein MEFAFYFAAGVAVVSTFRVITNTNPVHALLYLIISLIAVSMTFFSLGAPFAGVLEVIVYAGAIMVLFVFVVMMLNLGPASVLQERGWLKPGIWAGPIFLAGMLLFELCYVLFAEPTGAAIGQETVSAKAVGISLFGPYLLVVELASMLLLAAVVTAFHLGRNEAKE
- the nuoI gene encoding NADH-quinone oxidoreductase subunit NuoI, which codes for MFKYIGDIVKGTGTQLRSLVMVFGHGFRKRDTLQYPEEAVYLPPRYRGRIVLTRDPDGEERCVACNLCAVACPVGCISLQKAETEDGRWYPDFFRINFSRCIFCGLCEEACPTTAIQLTPDFEMAEFKRQDLVYEKEDLLISGPGKNPDYNFYRVAGMAVAGKPKGAAQNEAEPINVKSLLP